In Xanthomonas campestris pv. phormiicola, the DNA window GAGGAACAGCATCACCACCGCCATCACGATGAGCACGGTCTCGCCCATGACGTGGTGCATCTTGCCCATCTCGCGCTCGACCACGTCGGCCTGGAAGGTGACCACGTGCTGGGAAAAGCCCACCGGCAGCATCCGCGCGGTCTCGCCGAGCTTCTGCCGCAGGGCCTGGCCGACTTGCGCGATGTTGTAGCCGGGCGCCATCGACACCGCCACCACCACCGCCGGTTGGCCTTGGTAGATGGCGGCGCTCTCCGGCGGATCGGCCGGCATCAGCGCGATGCGCGCCAGCTGCGACAGCGGGATCTGGCGCGTGCCATCGGCGCCGGAAACGGAGATCAGGGTGTTGCCCAATTCGCCCAGCGTGCGGATTTCGCCGGAGGTGGTGACGGTCATCGCCAGGCCGGAGGCGGCGATCTGGCCGCCGGCAGCGACCATGTTCTGCGTGCGCAGCTGTTGCGCCACCGCGCCGGGGGTCAGGCCGGCCTCGCCCAGCCGGGTGCGGTCGAAGGCGACGTAGATGCGGTCCTCGCGCAGCCCGTGGAAGCTGACGCGCTCCACGCCTGGCACGGTATACAGCAGTTCGCGCATCTGCCGCAGCGGCGCGCGCATCTCGGTGGTGCTGAAGCCGGGCGCGGTCACCGCGATGGAGGCGATCGCGACGCGGCCGAAGTCGTCGTCGACGAACGGTCCCTGCGTCCCCGGCGGCAGTTCCGCGCCGGCCTCTGCGGCCTTGTTGCGCACGCGCTGCCACAGCGTCGGCAGATCGGCGACGTTGTCGTAGGCGGTCAGCTGCACGATCACGCTGCCCGGGCGCACGCTGGTGACGATCTTCTTGAGGCCGGTGATCTCGCGCAGGTGTTCTTCCAGCGGCCGCGCGATCATGTTCTCCATGCGCTCGGTGGACATGCCCGGGAACGCGGCTTCCACCACCGCGTCGCGTACGCTGACGCTGGGTTCCTCCTGCGAGGGGAAACCGAGGAAGGTGATGATTCCGCCGATCAGGATCATCGCTGCGCAGAACAGCGCGAAGCGGCTCGAGTTGAGGGTGGCGCGGGTCAGGTTCATGGCGAGGCAGTGCCGCTCAGGCGCGTATCGGGACGGAAGGGAACGACAGCCTGGCCATCGCTGAGGAAGGCCGCACCTGCCGCTACGATGCGTTCGCCAGCGGCCAGTCCTTGCTGGACCTGCACGCGGCCGCCCTCGGCGTCGCCGGTGACGATCTGGCGTCGGCGCACGGTGGCATTGGCGCCCTGGTAGACGAACACCATCATCTTGCCGTTGCCCATGCTGGGCACCAGCGCGCTCAACGGCACGCTCACCGGATGGGCGTCGTCGCGGGGCAGTTCGAGCAGCAGGTTCTCGCCGCTGCGCAACTGGGCAACGCCGCTGGCAGCGCTTTCGAACAGCGCCTGCATGGTGGCGCCGCCATCCAGCCGTGCGGACACGCTGAGCAGCCGCAGCGGCAGCGCTTGCTCGGGAGCGTCGGCGCGATACCCGTTCGCGGCCTGGCCAGGACGCAATGCCGTGGCCAGCGAGGCTGGCAGTGCGACCGTCACCTGGGCGTGGCCCTGGCCTTCGACCCGCAGCACCGTCTGGCCTGCGGCGACATTGGCGTTGGGCTGCTGCAACCGGGCGACCACGCTGCCGTCGAACGGCGCGCGGAGATCGGTCTGGCGCAGGCCGCGGCGCGCCAGCGACAGGTCGGATTGGGCGCTGCGCAAGCGCGCTTGGGCGCTTGCGAACGCGGTTTTGGCGGCGGTCAGGGTCGTTGCCGACGCCGCCCCGTCCTCGAACATGGCCTGCTGCTGGGCGAGCTGGGTTTGCTGCTGCTGCAGGTCGGCGGCGGCGATCCTGGCGCTGGCCTCGGCCTGTTCCACCCGTAACCGGTTCGGTTCCGGGTCCAGGCGCGCCAGGATCTGACCCTGGCGCACGTGATCGCCGACATCCACCTCGATCGAGGCGATGCGGCCGCCGCCCTCGAAACCGAGTTCGGCGCGCTGCTCCTGGCGGACCTGGGCCACGAAGCGGCTGGTATCGCGACCGTCGGCGGCACCGACGGCCTCGAGTTTCACCGCGCGCGGCGCTTCCGCAGGCGGAGGCACCGCGCGGCTGCATGCGGCCAACGACACTGCAGCCAGCGGCATGCAGACGGAGAAGAAGATCGCAAAACTGGGTTTCATGGGCGGCTGCTCTGGGTTGCCGTCAGAAGTTGTAGGTCACGGCGGCGATGGCGCTGGCGAAGCTGCGGCGCTTCACGATCGGACTGTCTGCCACGTCGTCGGTGAAACGCATGCCGCTGACCGACAGCGAGGTGCTCCAGTGCTTGGACAGGGCGTGATCCCAGTTGGCGCCGACCGAATACGCATACAGCCCCGAATCCTGCTTGGACACCGCATAGCCGCTGCTCAGGCTTTGTGCCGCGGTCACGCCGAAGTAGGCCTGGTTGTAGCGGCGGTCGCCCCAGTGCGCATCCACGTCCATGGTCACCGTGTCCTTGTCGTTCTGCAGCAGGGTGAACTTGCCGCCGGCACGGTAGTCGTTGCGCCTGGCGCCGTCCTTCAGTGCGAACTCGGCTTCCGCGTTCAGGGTGAAATACGGGGTGAACTGCTGCGCGATCATGGTGTGGCTGGTCACCGAGCCGGGCACGGTGCCCATGCCGGCCAGGGTCTTGGAACCCGGGCGCCAGTTGCTGTCGCGGTCCAGCCGGCCCAGGTCGTAGCCGAAGGACTGGCTGACGTAGAAGCCGCCATCGGTCTGGAACTGCACGCCGAGGCCGCGCACGTTGTCGAAGAACACGATGCCGCTCTGCGCCACCAGCACCGGGGTGAACAGCGTGCGCGAGTCCTTGGAACCCAGGTAGCGCGGCGCCGCCACCGCGCCAGCGCCGATGCTGAGGTCGGTCTGGTGACCGAACAGGCGGAAGCCGGACGCATCGGCATCGGCGGCATTGGCGGCCAAAGGCGACAGG includes these proteins:
- a CDS encoding efflux RND transporter periplasmic adaptor subunit, whose product is MKPSFAIFFSVCMPLAAVSLAACSRAVPPPAEAPRAVKLEAVGAADGRDTSRFVAQVRQEQRAELGFEGGGRIASIEVDVGDHVRQGQILARLDPEPNRLRVEQAEASARIAAADLQQQQTQLAQQQAMFEDGAASATTLTAAKTAFASAQARLRSAQSDLSLARRGLRQTDLRAPFDGSVVARLQQPNANVAAGQTVLRVEGQGHAQVTVALPASLATALRPGQAANGYRADAPEQALPLRLLSVSARLDGGATMQALFESAASGVAQLRSGENLLLELPRDDAHPVSVPLSALVPSMGNGKMMVFVYQGANATVRRRQIVTGDAEGGRVQVQQGLAAGERIVAAGAAFLSDGQAVVPFRPDTRLSGTASP
- a CDS encoding MipA/OmpV family protein, whose amino-acid sequence is MKTLALLPILACALSPLAANAADADASGFRLFGHQTDLSIGAGAVAAPRYLGSKDSRTLFTPVLVAQSGIVFFDNVRGLGVQFQTDGGFYVSQSFGYDLGRLDRDSNWRPGSKTLAGMGTVPGSVTSHTMIAQQFTPYFTLNAEAEFALKDGARRNDYRAGGKFTLLQNDKDTVTMDVDAHWGDRRYNQAYFGVTAAQSLSSGYAVSKQDSGLYAYSVGANWDHALSKHWSTSLSVSGMRFTDDVADSPIVKRRSFASAIAAVTYNF